A region of Malaciobacter marinus DNA encodes the following proteins:
- a CDS encoding AraC family transcriptional regulator encodes MKSLNLSSYNLYIEKVLDEIECNLDHNLSIEKLASLAGYSPFHFQRLFKDYVGESVHQYIKRLRVEKTALMLKYQYNNITDSAIRTGFNNNISLTRAFKSIYNCSPKEYKDQFRLNKKFDTPSFEVVNIDDLKVFFVRVCGDYNYSEKASWMEVENKFEQLSQNNLQYISICYNEPSITLDKTNLRYEACILYEKNKHSHISDLPVKIIRGGKYAKFSFSGTLDEFDNFFNIVFDTFYHDKNYQISLKPSFQFHHNSYKDLLFGTTTTDLFIPID; translated from the coding sequence ATGAAATCACTTAACTTATCTAGTTATAATTTATATATTGAGAAAGTATTAGATGAAATTGAATGTAATTTAGATCATAATTTATCTATTGAGAAGTTGGCTTCTTTGGCAGGTTATTCACCATTTCATTTTCAAAGGCTATTTAAAGATTATGTAGGTGAAAGTGTTCATCAATATATAAAAAGATTAAGAGTAGAAAAAACCGCATTAATGTTAAAATATCAATATAACAATATAACAGATTCTGCAATTAGAACTGGCTTCAACAACAATATTTCACTTACTAGAGCATTTAAAAGTATATATAACTGTTCTCCAAAAGAGTATAAAGATCAATTTAGATTAAATAAAAAATTTGATACTCCATCATTTGAAGTTGTAAATATTGATGATCTAAAAGTTTTTTTTGTAAGAGTATGTGGAGATTATAATTATTCTGAAAAAGCTTCTTGGATGGAGGTTGAAAACAAATTTGAACAATTATCTCAAAATAATCTTCAATATATCTCCATATGTTACAATGAACCTTCAATTACTTTAGACAAAACAAACTTGAGATATGAAGCTTGTATTTTATATGAAAAAAACAAACATTCACATATATCAGACTTACCAGTAAAAATTATAAGAGGTGGTAAGTATGCAAAATTTTCATTCTCTGGTACTTTAGATGAGTTTGATAATTTTTTTAATATTGTATTTGATACTTTCTATCATGATAAAAATTATCAGATATCTTTAAAACCATCTTTTCAATTTCATCATAATTCATATAAAGACTTATTATTTGGTACTACTACAACTGATTTATTTATACCTATTGACTAA
- the rplM gene encoding 50S ribosomal protein L13 → MKFTQMAKANEIERDWVVVDATNKVFGRIITEVATILRGKHKPSYTPHVDCGDYVIIINASKAKFSGNKLESKNYYTHSGYFGSTKTHKMSDMFEKNPEKLYKLATRGMLPKTKLGKDMLKKLKVYAGSEHPHTAQIKG, encoded by the coding sequence ATGAAATTTACTCAAATGGCAAAAGCTAACGAAATCGAGAGAGATTGGGTAGTAGTAGATGCAACTAATAAAGTATTTGGTAGAATTATTACTGAAGTTGCTACTATCTTAAGAGGTAAGCATAAACCATCTTACACTCCTCATGTAGATTGCGGAGATTACGTTATTATTATTAACGCTTCAAAAGCAAAATTTTCTGGAAATAAACTAGAAAGCAAAAATTATTATACTCACTCAGGATATTTTGGAAGTACAAAAACTCACAAAATGTCAGATATGTTTGAAAAAAACCCTGAGAAGTTATATAAATTAGCTACTAGAGGTATGTTACCAAAAACAAAACTTGGTAAAGATATGTTAAAAAAATTAAAAGTATATGCAGGTTCTGAGCACCCTCATACTGCGCAAATTAAAGGATAA
- a CDS encoding response regulator transcription factor, whose protein sequence is MKNKLILIVEDEEDILELLEYTLQKEGYETIGCLSINKVIDKILDEENVDLILMDRNLPGIDGATFISKIRSKGYVNPVIYVTAKDKDEDILEGFESYADDYITKPFNLKELCARVKAVLKRTSKDIEVLKVKDIVYKANNKRFYINNEAIDLTHLEHDLLLEFVKNKDILMSREHLLNTVWEDSIEKKLKTVNVAVKRLKAKIDPKGEKEYIKSIRGEGYIFC, encoded by the coding sequence ATGAAAAATAAATTAATATTAATTGTTGAAGATGAAGAAGATATTTTAGAGTTACTTGAATATACCTTACAAAAAGAAGGATATGAAACAATTGGATGTTTGAGTATTAATAAAGTAATTGATAAAATTTTGGATGAAGAAAATGTTGATTTAATTTTAATGGATAGAAATCTTCCAGGTATTGATGGTGCTACATTTATTTCAAAAATAAGATCAAAAGGTTATGTAAACCCTGTAATTTATGTTACAGCAAAAGACAAAGATGAAGATATTTTAGAAGGTTTTGAATCATATGCAGATGACTATATTACAAAACCATTTAATCTAAAAGAGTTATGTGCAAGAGTAAAAGCTGTATTAAAAAGAACATCTAAAGATATAGAGGTTTTAAAAGTCAAAGATATTGTATATAAAGCAAATAATAAAAGATTTTATATTAATAATGAAGCTATTGATTTAACACATTTAGAACATGACTTGCTACTAGAATTTGTAAAAAATAAAGATATTTTAATGTCAAGGGAACACTTATTAAATACTGTATGGGAAGATTCAATTGAAAAAAAACTAAAAACAGTAAATGTTGCAGTTAAAAGATTAAAAGCAAAAATAGACCCAAAGGGTGAAAAAGAGTATATAAAATCTATTAGAGGTGAGGGATATATCTTTTGTTAA
- the rpsI gene encoding 30S ribosomal protein S9: protein MAKVYATGRRKSAVAKVWLENGNGQLTINGQSLDEWLGGLESIKKRVTQPLEVSKQETSVNIVVKTLGGGYSAQADAVRHGISRALVAYDEQFRAILKPYGLLTRDARSVERKKYGRKKARKSVQFSKR, encoded by the coding sequence ATGGCAAAAGTTTACGCAACAGGAAGAAGAAAATCAGCTGTAGCTAAAGTATGGCTAGAGAATGGTAATGGTCAACTTACAATCAACGGTCAATCTTTAGATGAGTGGTTAGGTGGTCTTGAATCAATTAAAAAAAGAGTTACACAACCATTAGAAGTATCAAAACAAGAAACTTCTGTAAATATCGTAGTTAAAACACTAGGTGGTGGATATTCTGCACAAGCAGATGCAGTAAGACACGGTATTTCAAGAGCTTTAGTTGCTTATGATGAGCAATTTAGAGCAATTTTAAAACCATATGGTTTATTAACAAGAGATGCAAGAAGCGTTGAGAGAAAAAAATACGGAAGAAAAAAAGCAAGAAAATCAGTACAGTTCTCAAAAAGATAA
- a CDS encoding ATP-binding protein, giving the protein MEQIEKNLSQNIDSISLVLNNIKDIEKIVNKFKNKTNLRITIIDEKGNVITESDKDKKSMDNHLKRDEIIHARYDDYGKSIRFSDSINKELLYVAKKIKLNDAIYYIRLADYTDKIQENFFKLSFHVIAIITLFLILAFFATYFISIKIKNETDAILKYLIDLSDGRPNYQISSNYTQEFNKIARFLNKVSSKLSKKEKQKSKQTAKLKLANRQKDEIISAISHEFKNPIAIISGYSETLLTDLDLPENMRKKFLHKIQTNGNKMSQIIDKLRLSLKLEEGKQQITTQSCSIKKLCDFAVSDLKDKYKDHEITIEGEDVILKLDETLMEMAISNLVENALKYSENDVIIKITPSSISIIDKGIGIDEKELDLINRKFYRVSKNGWNNSLGLGLFIVQSILSLHNFKLEIKSKLHQGSEFIIKY; this is encoded by the coding sequence ATGGAACAAATAGAAAAAAATCTTTCTCAAAATATTGATTCAATATCACTTGTATTAAATAATATTAAAGATATAGAAAAAATAGTAAACAAATTTAAAAATAAAACAAACCTTAGAATTACAATAATTGATGAAAAAGGTAATGTTATTACAGAAAGTGATAAAGATAAGAAATCAATGGACAATCACTTAAAAAGAGATGAAATCATTCATGCTAGATATGATGATTATGGGAAAAGCATAAGATTTTCAGATTCAATAAATAAAGAGCTTTTGTATGTGGCAAAAAAAATAAAATTAAATGATGCTATTTATTACATAAGACTTGCTGATTATACAGATAAAATTCAAGAAAACTTTTTTAAATTATCTTTTCATGTCATAGCAATAATTACGCTATTTTTGATTTTGGCATTTTTTGCTACTTATTTTATTAGTATTAAAATAAAAAATGAAACAGATGCTATTTTGAAATATTTAATTGATTTAAGTGATGGAAGACCAAACTATCAAATAAGTTCAAACTATACACAAGAGTTCAATAAAATAGCAAGATTTTTAAACAAAGTTTCTTCTAAACTTTCTAAAAAAGAGAAACAAAAGTCAAAACAAACAGCAAAACTAAAACTTGCAAATAGACAAAAAGATGAAATAATTTCTGCAATATCCCATGAATTCAAGAATCCTATTGCTATTATTTCTGGATATAGTGAAACTTTACTAACTGATTTGGATTTACCTGAAAATATGAGAAAAAAATTTCTTCATAAAATTCAAACAAATGGTAATAAAATGTCACAAATAATCGATAAACTAAGATTATCATTAAAACTTGAAGAGGGTAAACAACAAATTACAACACAAAGCTGTTCAATAAAAAAACTTTGTGATTTTGCAGTATCAGATTTAAAAGATAAATATAAAGATCATGAGATTACAATAGAAGGGGAAGATGTAATTTTAAAGCTTGATGAAACTTTAATGGAAATGGCAATATCAAATTTAGTGGAGAATGCTTTAAAATATTCAGAAAATGATGTAATTATTAAAATCACACCCTCTTCAATAAGCATTATAGATAAAGGCATTGGAATAGATGAGAAAGAACTAGATTTAATTAATAGAAAATTTTATAGAGTATCAAAGAATGGATGGAATAACTCTTTGGGTCTTGGGCTTTTTATCGTTCAATCTATCTTATCACTACACAATTTTAAACTCGAAATAAAGAGTAAACTTCATCAAGGTTCTGAATTTATAATAAAATATTAA
- a CDS encoding phosphate-starvation-inducible PsiE family protein codes for MKKAIQKIRNYFENNYEFLAATIIFIIILAVKLDFQRTIVLMLEFIVIMEVMKMISDFIKKAKLRLRFVIDIFIIFLIRDVIIYTSHAEKDYFTILFLLFVILVFFIFRILAIKYSPSKKDILTKEEIDEK; via the coding sequence ATGAAAAAAGCCATTCAAAAAATTAGAAATTATTTTGAGAATAACTATGAATTTCTTGCAGCAACTATTATTTTTATAATAATTCTTGCTGTAAAATTAGACTTTCAAAGAACAATTGTTTTAATGTTAGAATTTATCGTAATAATGGAAGTTATGAAAATGATTTCTGACTTTATAAAAAAAGCAAAACTAAGGCTTAGATTTGTAATCGATATATTTATAATTTTCTTAATAAGAGATGTTATCATATACACATCACATGCAGAAAAAGATTATTTTACTATACTATTTCTACTATTTGTGATTTTGGTTTTCTTTATATTTAGAATACTTGCTATAAAATACTCTCCAAGTAAAAAAGATATTTTAACAAAAGAAGAAATAGATGAAAAATAA